The Desertifilum tharense IPPAS B-1220 genomic interval ACCGCAACCGACGGCACCGTTTATCCCATTGGCATGATCGCCGAACGCGATATTGTCCAGACTCAAGCCTTGAACTGGGATCTAACCCAAATCACCGCCCAACCCCCAACTCCTAATTCCCAACTCCCTTCTTCTCTCAGCACTTTCTACTCAGCACTTAATAATGTATTGCGATCTCTTTAAATCTCGAGAACTTGGAAATCAGTCGAGGCGAATTAGAACTCAGATTGATTTTTGGTTTGTTTTATTTTTATTGGTTGCAGCTTTATTTTTATTTGGGATCGATCTAGGCAGTTTGCCCCTGAGAGACTGGGATGAAGGGATTGTTGCCCAGGTAGCGAGGAATATTTCGCGATCGCCTTTTGATTCCCTTTCCTGGCTGTATCCTACCCTAGCAGGCGAACCCTACCTCAACAAACCCCCTCTAATCCATATCCTCATCGCCCTGTTGTATAAAACTGTAGGGATTAATGAATGGACAACTCGGCTTCCCTCAGCTATTTTAACGGCGCTTTCAGTGCCGTTACTCTATGGGGTGGGGGTGGAAATTTTCCCTAAACGCACGCCTGCGATTTTTTCAGCTTTAATCTACCTGACGCTTCTCCCCGTCGTGCGTCATGGGCGGTTAGCGATGCTAGATGGGCCGATTTTGTGCTTTCTGCTATTTGTATTTTGGTGTAATTTGCGGAGTCGGCGCAATTTACGTTACGCCCTGGGAACGGGTATTGGGATTGGCTTAATTTGTTTAACCAAGACCATTTTAGGCTTCTTGGTGGCTGGAATTGCCTTGCTATTTCTATTTTGGGATACTCCGCGCTTGCTGCGATCGCGCTATCTGTGGATCGGGTTAATCTTGGGCTTATGTCCCTTTTTATTTTGGGGAATCACCCAGTATCACTATTATGGCGATCGCTTTGTGGATACAGGCATTATGCAACAAGCCGTTAAACGCATTTGGCAGCCTGTGGAACAGCGCGGCGGGCCGGTGTGGTTTTATGTTCTCGAACTGCTTAAATATAGTTGGCCTTGGTTGCTGTTTATCCTTCCCGGCTACCGTCTGGTGTGGGAACATCGCAACACCAGTTGGGGAAAACTGATTTTGGTGTGGAGTAGCAGTTACTTCCTCGTCATTTCGGCGATGCAAACCAAACTCCCCTGGTACATTCTGCCCCTCTATCCCGCCTTAGCCCTTGTGGGTGGCGCGCAACTGACAGAAATTTGGCACCATTTTGGCAAATCTCCCTATATTAT includes:
- a CDS encoding glycosyltransferase family 39 protein translates to MVAALFLFGIDLGSLPLRDWDEGIVAQVARNISRSPFDSLSWLYPTLAGEPYLNKPPLIHILIALLYKTVGINEWTTRLPSAILTALSVPLLYGVGVEIFPKRTPAIFSALIYLTLLPVVRHGRLAMLDGPILCFLLFVFWCNLRSRRNLRYALGTGIGIGLICLTKTILGFLVAGIALLFLFWDTPRLLRSRYLWIGLILGLCPFLFWGITQYHYYGDRFVDTGIMQQAVKRIWQPVEQRGGPVWFYVLELLKYSWPWLLFILPGYRLVWEHRNTSWGKLILVWSSSYFLVISAMQTKLPWYILPLYPALALVGGAQLTEIWHHFGKSPYIIGRSRVATHLIFSFFFLGGLSCWVTFIYLGFLDPFSDWTLPLVFASVAITLTVAAILIAQSDRQFLLILFWGCYVSLLLFCTSDYWVWELQEAYPVKPVAAMILERVPIDRPIYTSYPYVRPSLDFYSDRHIIPATSNQLQQYWNQTAQPYLLLDRASLQQLQLPQLHRLESVAEWTLVTRKLPDSP